Genomic window (Gemmatimonadota bacterium):
TTTCAGGATGTAGATCGCTATGGGTATGATTACAACTGGGATGGCCAGGCAGTCGAACCTCTGGATTCGACCCGAGACGCGCTAAAAGAACCCATTTTGGCCTCGTTTTATGTGCAGGACAAGATGGAATACGACGGGTTGATCATCAATGCGGGCATTCGGTACGATTATTTGAATGCGAGTACCGATGTGCTCGCTAATGAAGGCGTGCCATTGGGTGGCGATTCCACGCTGGATCCATCGGATCTGGCTGGCAACAGCGTGTATCACAAGATTAGCCCGCGCCTGGGCGTTGGGTTTCCCGTTACAGATAAGACCGTGTTTCACATGAACTACGGCGTTTTTTACCAGCAACCCAAGCTGGAAGACCTGTATGTTGGTCTGGATTATCTGGAATACAAAGTGCCACTGGGGGGATATTATTACGCCTTTGGCAATCCGAATCTCAGGCCGGAAAAAACCACGGCTTACGAAGTGGGTGTGGTGCAGCAGTTGGGCGATCATGCCAGTGTCGATGTCACTGCTTATTACAAAGCTGTAGAAAATCTCGTTCAGGTGGCGACAATTCCGTCTGATCCCACGGCTTTTTCCTCGTTCCGCAACAACGACTACGGAACCATTAAGGGGCTGGACTTTGGTTTGCTCATGCGGCGTACAGGGCGTACAACAGCGCGCATATCTTATTCTCTCGCTTATGCGACGGGCACGGGATCAACCCCACAAACCCAGCGGCGGATTGCCTGGGGCTTCCAACCCGGCGTGACCGAGCCGCCCAAATCGACCTCTCCACTCGACTTTGATCAACGCCACAAAATTGCGGCATCGATTGACTATCGCTTTGTAGATAAAGACGGCCCAAGGTTCCTGGGCGGTCAGCCGCTGTCCAATGCCGGAATCAATGTGTTGTTCGAAGCCGGGAGTGGGTTCCCCTATACCCCTACGTTTACGTTTAATGAAGTGACCACAGGGGCTTCGGCGTCACGTCCTTCGGGACCGGTGAATTCCAGCTATGGTCCCTGGACATTCAGGACTGATGTGAAGGCGAATAAGCGTTTCAAAATTATAGGACTTCAGGGCGACATATACGTTTGGGTGCTCAATTTGCTCAACCGCGCCAACGCAACCAGCCCCGTGTATTCGAGCACGGGTAGCCCAATGACTTCGGGCTGGTTGAATACAGACGAAGGCCGCAAATTTGTGGAGCGCTTTGGTCAACTGGGCGAAGATAAATACAAGCTGAAAGAGAAAAGTCCATTTAACTTTGACACGCCGCGGCAGGTTCGCTTCGGACTCGCGCTCAGCTTCTAAAAGGGAGACCAGGACATGAAAAGCTTTTTGAATATTTTGACGCTGGCTTTGATGAGCGTGAGCATAGCTGGCATTGCGCTGGCTGTATCGCCCTCGCAAAAGCCGCGGCTGGGTAAAATTAGCAATGATCAAGTGATTGATGTGAACAATATCAGAATGTTTGTGACCAACCAGGGATCATTCGCCTGGGATCTGGCGACCGGGGCTTCGGGTCTTGAATTTCCCAAGGGCACGGGCAAAACTGCGGTATTTGCCTCTGGTCCGTGGATTGCGGGCAAGGTCAATGGCGAGATCCGCGTGGCGATTGCCGAGTATTCATTTGAGTTTGCACCCGGGCCGATTTTGCCCGACGGCACACCCGCCGATCCGCAACTCGATCGCTATCGCGTGTATAAGATCAGCAAAGGCGACGGCCCGGAAAATCCGGATTACGCACAGTGGCCGGTTGAAGACGGTGCGCCGGTCAATTCCGATGGCACGCCAATGGTGCTGGGTGACCAGACCCTGTGGGCGGTTTATAACGATGCCGATCCGGGTTCTCACACCAATATGCAGACCGCGCCTTTGGGCGTTGAAATACAGCAGACGACATTTGCGTTTGACCGCACAGGTCCACTTGGCAATGTGATATTCATCAAATTTTTGCTCATCAACAAGGGTGGTAATACCATCGATAGCACTTATGTGTCGCTGTGGTCCGATCCCGATCTGGGGCAGTTCGATAACGACCTGGTGGGCTGCGATGTGGAGACCAGCTTTGGATTTTGTTATAATGGATCAAACGTAGATGCGCAGTACGGTTCGTCACCTCCTGCTGTGGGATATGACTTTTTCAAGGGTCCGATTGGCGATGACGGCGTGGAATTGCCGATGACGTCGTTTAACAAATACATCAACGGTACGGATCCTCACACTGCGGAAGAGACCTATAATTATATGAAGGGTCTCGATCCGGATGGCGGCGTGACCGATCACACCGATCCAATTACGGGTCAAGTGAAGGCTTTTATGGTCGATGGAGATCCGGTTGCGGGCACGGGCTGGCTCGACGAAAACCCGGCTGATCGCCGCTTTATGCTCACGGCGGGTCCGTTTACCTTCGCACCCGGTGATACACAGGAAGTGGTGGGTGCCATTATTATAGGTCAAGGTCAAGATCGGCTCACGTCGATTACGGCGGCGCGTTTTAACGATACATTTGCCCAATCGGCCTTTGACGCCAATTTTGCACTGCCATCGCCTCCGCCTTCACCCCAGGTATCGGTGGCTGTGACGGGCGATCAAATGGGCAATGGCAAAGTTCAGTTGACCTGGGGAGATGATTCAGAAGTTGCCTCGGGCGATTACAATTTTGAAGGTTATAACGTGTATCAGGGCGAGTCGGTCGCTGGTCCCTGGCGGCGTCTTGCGACTTATGACATGGTCAATGGGTCGGCCATTATTTTTGACAATCAGTTTGATGAAGGTTCCGGTGTGGTGGTCAACTCGCCCGTGCAATTTGGCGGCGACTCGGGCATTCGGCGCTATATTGAACTGACCGAGGATAAGGTTTTGGGCGGTAGGCTGGTGACGGGTAAAACCTATTATTTTGCAGTGACGGCCTATTCGCTGAATGAGAGCAGGTCGCCCAAAACGCTCGAGACATCCATCTCGCCTCTGGCTGATGGGCGCATGACGTTTAAGCCTCTGTCGGATGAGTTGATTCCGGCAAATGGCATTGTGCCGCGCGGACCCACTGCGGGTACGCGATTCAATACCGTGGGTGTGGATAGTACTGTTGAGCATACATCGGGTTCGAGCGATGGTGTCGTGGCTGTGCAGGTGGTTGACGATACACAGGTCACGGGCGCGCCTTACGAAGTGCGCTTCCGCGAGACCGATGCGGGAACGGTTTGGGATCTGATCAATCTGTCGAGTGGTCAGGCCGTGCTTTCAGATATGCCGCAGCACGCCACACTGGATCAGGGGATTGCCAATCCGATTGTCGAGGGTTTGCTCGTGCGGGTGACGGGTCCTCCCCTCGGTATCAAGGATTGGGATATTCCATCGGGCGCGCGCTGGTACACCTGGGCAGGTACCAACTGGGGTGCCGAAGGCTTCAACGGTGCGATGACGGGCGATGTTGCCCATATGTGGTTTGGTCCGACGAGCGTTTCACCTGCGCAATTGGTCAATGTGGAATTGCGATTTACCAGTGTGATTGAAGATGAGGGCGAGGATCAGTACAAACCCATTGACCTGACCAATCCCAATGTGTCTTATGGCTATCGGTATTTGCGCGGGGCGGGTGCTCCTCCTCCTGCACCTGCAGATCAGACGACGACACAGGCACCTTATGATTGGAGTAATTATATCATCAATACATCGGGTCCCGGTGTTTACGTGTATCAGGAGCGCAATCCAATCGCGCTTTCTGCATGGGATGTGGAAAATAACCGGCGTCTCGAAGTTGGCTGGCTGGAGAATAACCAGCCCGGCGGCCTGGTCAACGGCGCATATGGTCCGGCATTTTACGGCGATGTCAGCAATCTGGCTGGTGGCGGACCGCGCGAGTGGCTGTTCATTTTTGACCGGGATTATACCGAGCCGGATGATGATTCCAATGTGGCGGAGTTGTCTCAGGGCATGATCAACGACAATCCGGCACCACCCATTATGTATATCATTTGGGCCGCGCGCCGCACGCCAGATCGGTTCCCGCAAGATGGCG
Coding sequences:
- a CDS encoding TonB-dependent receptor, with the protein product IDFDLTSQISRNHQFKLGFDVQMHRLRYYRHLTPSLTYRGPFVSTDDRGGFQDVDRYGYDYNWDGQAVEPLDSTRDALKEPILASFYVQDKMEYDGLIINAGIRYDYLNASTDVLANEGVPLGGDSTLDPSDLAGNSVYHKISPRLGVGFPVTDKTVFHMNYGVFYQQPKLEDLYVGLDYLEYKVPLGGYYYAFGNPNLRPEKTTAYEVGVVQQLGDHASVDVTAYYKAVENLVQVATIPSDPTAFSSFRNNDYGTIKGLDFGLLMRRTGRTTARISYSLAYATGTGSTPQTQRRIAWGFQPGVTEPPKSTSPLDFDQRHKIAASIDYRFVDKDGPRFLGGQPLSNAGINVLFEAGSGFPYTPTFTFNEVTTGASASRPSGPVNSSYGPWTFRTDVKANKRFKIIGLQGDIYVWVLNLLNRANATSPVYSSTGSPMTSGWLNTDEGRKFVERFGQLGEDKYKLKEKSPFNFDTPRQVRFGLALSF